In Aureibaculum algae, the following are encoded in one genomic region:
- a CDS encoding sodium:solute symporter family transporter: protein MTNGFEFWDYAVFVAYAILILGVGLWVSRDKDGHEKNAEDYFLASKSLPWWAIGTSLIAANISAEQFIGMSGSGFALGLAIASYEWMGAITLIIVGKYFLPIFIEKGLYTIPEFVEKRFSTNLKTILAVFWIALYVFVNLASVLYLGGLAIETIMGVDMIYAVIGLALFAAAYSLYGGLSAVAWTDVIQVVFLVLGGLATTYLALNTVSGGEGVIVGFSKVVEAAPEKFHMILDEFNADGSTNANYLNLPGIWVLIGGLWVANIYYWGFNQYIIQRTLAAKSLKESQKGILLAAALKIVIPLIVVIPGIAAYVMVNDPEIMKGLGEAGQLSLPSSGQADKAYPWLLQFLPTGLKGVAFAALAAAIVSSLASMLNSTSTIFTMDIYKQYINKNANDKVTVNVGRISAAVALVIAVIMAPLLGGIDQAFQFIQ, encoded by the coding sequence ATGACAAATGGATTTGAATTTTGGGATTATGCTGTTTTTGTAGCCTATGCCATTTTAATTTTAGGCGTGGGATTATGGGTTTCTAGAGATAAGGACGGTCATGAGAAAAACGCTGAGGATTATTTTTTAGCAAGTAAGTCGCTACCCTGGTGGGCCATAGGCACCTCTTTAATTGCGGCCAATATTTCTGCAGAACAATTTATTGGTATGTCAGGTTCTGGGTTTGCATTGGGGTTAGCCATTGCATCCTATGAATGGATGGGGGCCATAACTTTAATTATAGTGGGTAAGTATTTTTTACCCATTTTCATTGAGAAAGGGCTTTATACAATTCCTGAGTTTGTTGAAAAACGATTCTCTACAAACCTTAAAACCATTCTTGCCGTATTTTGGATTGCGCTTTATGTATTTGTTAATCTAGCATCCGTATTATATTTGGGTGGATTGGCTATTGAAACCATCATGGGAGTAGATATGATTTATGCTGTCATTGGTCTAGCGTTATTTGCTGCCGCTTATTCATTATATGGTGGTTTATCTGCAGTAGCTTGGACAGACGTTATTCAGGTCGTCTTTTTGGTTTTAGGGGGCTTAGCAACAACCTATTTAGCCCTAAACACCGTGTCTGGTGGTGAGGGTGTTATAGTAGGTTTTTCTAAAGTGGTAGAAGCTGCTCCAGAAAAATTTCATATGATATTAGATGAATTTAATGCCGATGGAAGTACCAATGCCAACTACTTAAATCTACCAGGTATTTGGGTACTAATTGGTGGTTTGTGGGTTGCTAATATATATTATTGGGGTTTCAACCAATACATTATCCAAAGAACATTAGCTGCTAAATCTTTAAAAGAATCTCAAAAAGGAATTTTATTAGCTGCAGCCTTAAAAATAGTAATACCACTTATCGTTGTTATACCAGGTATTGCCGCCTATGTTATGGTCAATGATCCTGAAATAATGAAAGGTTTGGGAGAAGCAGGGCAATTGAGTTTGCCTTCATCAGGACAAGCTGATAAAGCTTACCCTTGGTTATTACAATTTTTACCCACAGGACTTAAAGGTGTGGCGTTTGCCGCTTTAGCAGCAGCTATCGTATCGTCTTTAGCTTCTATGCTAAACTCTACATCCACCATCTTTACTATGGATATTTATAAGCAATACATTAATAAAAATGCGAATGATAAAGTTACTGTAAATGTAGGTCGTATTTCTGCAGCTGTTGCATTAGTTATAGCTGTAATTATGGCACCACTTTTGGGAGGCATAGACCAAGCCTTCCAGTTTATTCAATAA
- the galE gene encoding UDP-glucose 4-epimerase GalE yields the protein MKQKIVVTGGLGFIGSHVVVELQNEGFEVIIIDNLSNSSEDVLEGIKAITGVQPLFEKLDLRDKSLVVDFFSRHHDIMGVIHFAASKAVGESVKLPLLYYENNLNTLIYILQELQKKESSNFIFSSSCTVYGQADTLPITEAAPIKEAESPYGNTKQIGEEIIHDTCKVLENLKAIALRYFNPIGAHDSVIIGELPIGTPQNLVPFITQTGIGLREELSVFGDDYPTEDGTCIRDYIHVVDLAKAHVAALKRLISGDNADNYEVFNIGTGKGSSVLEVISAFEAVSNQKLNYKIVERREGDVIAAYADTTKANNVLGWKPKLDLMDALSSAWKWEQRIK from the coding sequence ATGAAACAAAAAATAGTAGTAACTGGTGGATTAGGGTTTATTGGTTCTCATGTTGTAGTAGAGCTTCAAAATGAAGGGTTTGAAGTTATAATTATTGATAATCTTTCAAATTCGTCAGAGGACGTTTTAGAGGGTATAAAAGCCATAACAGGAGTCCAACCATTATTTGAAAAACTAGATTTAAGAGATAAATCTTTAGTGGTGGATTTTTTTAGCCGACATCATGATATTATGGGGGTTATTCATTTTGCAGCTTCTAAAGCAGTTGGCGAAAGCGTGAAATTACCATTATTGTATTATGAGAATAACTTAAATACATTGATCTATATTCTACAAGAATTACAAAAGAAAGAATCTTCAAATTTCATTTTTAGCTCATCATGCACGGTATATGGTCAAGCGGATACGCTACCTATTACTGAGGCCGCACCGATAAAAGAAGCTGAATCTCCATACGGAAATACAAAGCAAATTGGCGAAGAAATAATACATGATACATGCAAGGTTTTAGAAAATTTAAAAGCTATAGCCCTGAGGTATTTTAATCCAATTGGGGCGCATGACTCTGTCATTATTGGCGAGTTGCCAATTGGAACCCCACAAAATTTAGTACCATTTATTACTCAAACTGGGATAGGTTTACGTGAAGAATTATCTGTTTTTGGCGATGATTATCCAACAGAAGATGGTACTTGTATAAGAGATTATATCCATGTGGTAGATTTAGCAAAAGCACATGTTGCTGCTCTAAAGCGACTAATCAGTGGCGATAACGCTGATAATTATGAAGTGTTTAACATAGGCACGGGGAAGGGTTCATCAGTGCTAGAAGTGATTTCTGCGTTTGAAGCTGTTTCAAACCAAAAATTAAATTACAAAATTGTAGAGAGACGGGAAGGCGATGTTATAGCGGCATATGCTGATACCACAAAAGCAAATAACGTGCTAGGTTGGAAACCTAAATTGGATTTAATGGATGCATTATCCTCAGCTTGGAAATGGGAGCAGCGAATTAAATAG
- a CDS encoding dipeptidase has translation MDNLKPYVQQHKERFINELIEILKIPSISADSAFSQDVIDTSEAVKTALENAGCDHVEICETPGYPIVYGEKIIDKNLPTVLVYGHYDVQPPDPLNLWNSPPFEPVIKKTEIHPEGAIFARGSCDDKGQMYMHVKALEYMTENNNLPCNVKFMIEGEEEVGSESLAWFVKQNQEKLANDVILISDTGMISNTQPSITTGLRGLSYVEVEVTGPNRDLHSGLYGGAVANPINVLTKMIASLHDEDNHITIPGFYDNVEELSAAERAEMAKAPFSLEDYKNAIDIDAVYGEKGYTTNERNSIRPTLDVNGIWGGYTGEGAKTVIASKAFAKISMRLVPHQDWVEITELFKKHFESIAPKGVRVVVKPHHGGQGYVTPIDNIGYKAAAKAYEDSFGVTPIPQRSGGSIPIVALFEQELKSKTILMGFGLDSDAIHSPNEHFGIFNYLKGIETIPLFYKYFTELSSK, from the coding sequence ATGGACAACTTAAAACCTTACGTACAACAACATAAAGAACGTTTTATAAATGAACTCATTGAAATTTTAAAAATACCCTCAATTAGTGCAGATTCTGCTTTTAGTCAAGATGTTATAGACACCTCTGAAGCAGTTAAAACGGCTTTAGAAAATGCAGGTTGCGACCATGTGGAAATATGTGAAACGCCAGGTTACCCGATAGTTTATGGCGAAAAAATAATTGATAAAAACTTACCTACTGTTTTAGTTTATGGTCATTATGATGTGCAACCACCAGATCCGTTAAATTTATGGAACTCACCTCCTTTTGAACCTGTTATTAAAAAAACAGAAATTCATCCTGAAGGTGCCATTTTTGCTAGAGGATCTTGTGATGATAAAGGTCAAATGTATATGCACGTTAAGGCATTGGAATATATGACAGAAAATAACAACTTGCCTTGTAATGTAAAGTTCATGATTGAAGGTGAAGAAGAAGTTGGTTCTGAAAGTTTAGCATGGTTTGTTAAACAAAATCAAGAAAAACTAGCCAATGATGTGATCTTAATTTCAGATACGGGCATGATTAGCAATACGCAACCATCTATTACCACAGGCTTACGTGGTTTAAGTTACGTTGAAGTTGAAGTTACTGGTCCAAATAGAGATTTACACTCAGGCTTGTATGGTGGTGCCGTAGCTAATCCTATTAATGTGTTAACGAAAATGATTGCTTCATTACACGATGAAGATAATCATATTACCATACCTGGGTTTTATGACAACGTTGAAGAGTTATCGGCTGCTGAACGTGCTGAAATGGCTAAAGCTCCTTTTTCTTTAGAGGATTATAAAAATGCAATAGACATTGATGCTGTTTATGGCGAGAAAGGATATACCACAAATGAAAGAAACTCAATTAGGCCCACTTTAGACGTTAATGGTATTTGGGGTGGCTATACTGGTGAAGGTGCCAAAACAGTTATTGCCAGTAAGGCATTTGCAAAAATATCTATGCGTTTAGTACCACATCAAGATTGGGTTGAAATTACTGAATTATTCAAAAAACATTTTGAAAGTATTGCCCCAAAAGGGGTACGTGTAGTAGTTAAACCTCATCATGGTGGACAAGGATATGTTACACCAATAGATAATATTGGTTATAAAGCAGCTGCAAAAGCTTATGAAGACAGTTTCGGTGTAACTCCTATACCACAACGTAGTGGAGGCAGCATACCAATTGTAGCTTTATTTGAACAAGAATTAAAAAGTAAAACTATTTTAATGGGCTTCGGTTTAGATAGCGACGCTATTCATTCACCTAACGAACATTTCGGAATATTTAATTATTTAAAAGGCATTGAAACAATTCCTTTATTTTATAAATATTTTACAGAGTTAAGCTCTAAGTAG
- a CDS encoding DUF4407 domain-containing protein, producing MIKNFFWMCSGADPDLLNESPKSEQIKYAGIGGTIFFTAVMAFIASSYALFTVFDNAYIAISFGLVWGLLIFNLDRFIVSTIKKRNNAWQELLQASPRIVLAIIIAIVISKPLEMKIFEKEINQVLLEQKNELTLQNKNQIADQFTPEIERIQSEINTIKIEVDAKEKEVNDLYTTYISEAEGTSGTKKLGKGPVYKEKREKHDALLNELQQLKKESSTSISEKEASIILLRNKQELQITRDQPIINGFDGLMARINALGELAWLPSFFIFLLFVAIETAPVLAKIMATKGAYDLRYEEQEDALKVWVEQQKNQRAALLSTDVALNEKVYYDVAKDEEIYNYKKQKAKDLLKLQSDKFYKKQSEIIG from the coding sequence ATGATAAAAAACTTCTTTTGGATGTGCTCCGGTGCTGATCCTGATTTATTAAATGAAAGTCCCAAATCTGAACAAATAAAATATGCCGGCATTGGTGGTACTATTTTTTTCACTGCCGTTATGGCCTTTATTGCAAGTTCATACGCTTTATTTACGGTTTTTGACAATGCCTATATCGCAATCTCTTTTGGTTTAGTTTGGGGACTGCTTATTTTTAACCTAGACCGTTTTATTGTTTCTACAATTAAAAAGCGTAACAATGCTTGGCAAGAACTATTACAAGCATCACCACGGATTGTTCTAGCCATAATTATTGCCATTGTTATTTCTAAACCACTTGAGATGAAAATATTTGAAAAAGAAATAAACCAAGTGTTATTGGAACAAAAAAATGAACTTACACTACAAAATAAGAATCAAATAGCAGATCAATTTACTCCAGAAATTGAAAGAATTCAGTCCGAAATAAATACTATTAAAATTGAAGTGGACGCTAAAGAAAAAGAAGTTAATGATTTATATACAACTTACATTTCTGAAGCAGAAGGAACTTCAGGTACAAAGAAGCTTGGAAAAGGACCTGTGTATAAAGAAAAAAGAGAGAAGCATGATGCTTTACTTAATGAGCTACAACAACTAAAAAAAGAGAGCTCTACCAGTATCTCCGAAAAAGAGGCATCTATAATACTTTTAAGAAATAAACAAGAGCTGCAAATTACTAGAGACCAACCTATTATTAATGGATTTGACGGATTGATGGCTAGAATTAATGCTTTAGGTGAATTGGCATGGTTACCTTCATTCTTTATTTTTTTATTGTTTGTGGCTATTGAAACCGCACCTGTCTTAGCAAAAATTATGGCAACAAAAGGTGCTTATGATTTAAGATATGAAGAGCAAGAAGATGCCTTGAAAGTTTGGGTTGAACAACAAAAGAATCAAAGAGCTGCTTTATTATCTACAGACGTTGCTTTAAATGAAAAGGTATATTATGATGTTGCTAAAGATGAAGAAATTTACAACTACAAAAAGCAAAAAGCTAAAGACTTATTAAAATTACAGTCAGACAAATTCTATAAAAAACAAAGTGAAATTATCGGATAA
- a CDS encoding GNAT family N-acetyltransferase produces MRLLTTYRLELDFATKKDAAFLFELMNDAAYIKNIGDRNIKTIADAENFITDKYIKSYIEHGYGYYIIKLKENLKPIGICGIVNREEMSFFDIGYAVLPEHRNKGFAYEATKALYDFAQKTLQINEIAAITDPDNHESIALIKKLGMKYKKKIQLPNDDIVCHLYTNEKQA; encoded by the coding sequence ATGAGATTACTAACTACCTATAGACTTGAATTAGACTTTGCGACTAAGAAAGATGCTGCATTTTTATTTGAATTGATGAATGATGCTGCGTATATAAAAAATATTGGAGATCGGAATATTAAAACAATTGCTGATGCTGAAAATTTTATAACTGATAAATATATTAAGAGTTATATAGAGCATGGTTATGGTTATTATATTATCAAATTAAAAGAAAATCTAAAACCAATTGGAATATGCGGAATCGTCAATAGAGAAGAAATGAGTTTCTTTGATATTGGATATGCTGTCTTACCTGAACATAGAAATAAAGGATTTGCATACGAAGCTACCAAAGCATTGTATGATTTTGCACAGAAAACTTTGCAAATAAATGAAATTGCTGCTATCACTGATCCTGATAATCATGAATCAATAGCATTAATTAAGAAGCTGGGAATGAAATATAAAAAAAAGATTCAGTTACCAAATGATGACATTGTATGTCATTTATATACAAATGAAAAACAAGCGTAG